One Desulfobulbaceae bacterium DNA segment encodes these proteins:
- a CDS encoding threonine synthase → MKYISTRGKIDPIGFKEAVLMGLARDGGLLLPEIIPVINDETIARWQNLSYQELAFEVIALFADDIPRDKLQSIIDRSYSTFQHPEITPLVKKGGVYILELFHGPTLAFKDVALQFLGNIFEYLLAESNSYMNILGATSGDTGSAAIYGVRGKERINIFILHPHKRVSPIQELQMTSVLDDNVFNIAIEGTFDDGQAIVKTIFNDIDFKDQYCLGAVNSINWARILAQVVYYIYAYFKVVGLEGAKPVDFAVPTGNFGDIFAGYVARTMLGVERIGRLVLATNDNDILARFINNGDYSTNTVVQTTSPSMDIQLASNFERYLYYLLDKDSARVAVAMHSLELTSVLDIPNDLTMKIKNDFAAQSVSEDEVTEVIRKFYTENQYLLDPHTAVGVKAGIDAMTPGRPMVCLSTAHPGKFGDAVKTAVGEQELPPALSSLIGRETRCEVLPADKSTIQQFIRDKVARA, encoded by the coding sequence ATGAAATATATCAGTACACGAGGAAAGATTGACCCAATCGGGTTTAAAGAGGCGGTCTTAATGGGGTTGGCCAGGGATGGCGGTCTTTTGTTGCCAGAGATAATTCCGGTAATTAACGATGAAACGATTGCTCGCTGGCAGAACTTGTCCTATCAGGAGCTGGCCTTTGAAGTCATCGCTCTTTTTGCTGATGATATACCTCGTGACAAACTTCAATCAATTATCGATAGGTCGTATTCAACATTCCAACACCCGGAGATTACCCCGCTTGTTAAAAAGGGGGGTGTTTATATTCTGGAGCTGTTTCACGGCCCCACCCTGGCCTTTAAAGATGTTGCCCTGCAGTTTCTGGGTAATATTTTTGAGTATCTCCTTGCCGAAAGCAACTCCTATATGAATATTCTCGGTGCAACATCGGGTGACACCGGCAGTGCAGCTATATACGGAGTTCGAGGAAAAGAACGGATCAATATATTTATTCTTCATCCTCACAAAAGAGTGAGCCCTATTCAAGAACTGCAGATGACTTCGGTTCTTGATGATAATGTTTTTAATATCGCCATTGAAGGCACATTTGATGACGGGCAGGCAATTGTCAAAACTATTTTTAATGATATCGACTTTAAAGATCAATACTGTCTGGGTGCCGTCAACTCAATTAATTGGGCGCGCATACTTGCCCAAGTCGTTTATTATATCTATGCCTATTTCAAGGTGGTGGGCCTTGAAGGTGCTAAGCCGGTTGACTTTGCTGTTCCTACTGGCAATTTTGGTGATATTTTTGCAGGCTATGTAGCACGCACAATGCTCGGCGTTGAACGGATAGGCCGGCTCGTTCTTGCCACCAATGATAACGACATTCTGGCCCGATTTATTAACAACGGAGACTATTCGACTAACACGGTTGTCCAGACGACCAGTCCATCCATGGACATTCAGCTCGCCTCCAATTTTGAACGATACCTTTATTATCTGTTGGATAAGGATTCTGCAAGGGTTGCTGTGGCGATGCACTCTTTGGAACTGACCTCTGTTTTAGATATTCCAAATGATCTTACAATGAAAATTAAAAACGATTTTGCAGCTCAATCTGTATCAGAAGATGAAGTAACTGAGGTCATCAGAAAGTTTTACACAGAAAACCAGTATCTGTTAGACCCCCATACGGCTGTTGGCGTAAAAGCTGGTATTGATGCTATGACACCCGGCCGACCAATGGTCTGTCTTTCCACAGCACACCCCGGTAAATTTGGTGATGCAGTCAAAACTGCTGTTGGCGAACAGGAACTGCCACCGGCATTGAGTTCTCTTATCGGCAGAGAAACTCGTTGTGAAGTTTTGCCTGCTGATAAGAGTACTATTCAGCAGTTTATCAGAGATAAGGTAGCTCGTGCGTAG
- a CDS encoding HU family DNA-binding protein, translating to MNKSELVSAIAESAEITKADASRALQALLDTVTNTLSKGDSVALTGFGTFSVAKRAARTGRNPSTGKALKIAAKTVAKFKAGKGLSEAVN from the coding sequence ATGAACAAATCAGAACTCGTTTCAGCTATTGCGGAATCCGCAGAAATTACTAAAGCAGACGCCTCAAGAGCACTTCAAGCCTTGCTGGATACTGTGACCAACACCCTGTCTAAGGGAGACTCTGTAGCCTTAACTGGTTTTGGTACATTTTCTGTTGCTAAGAGAGCAGCTCGTACCGGTCGTAATCCTAGCACAGGAAAGGCTCTTAAGATTGCAGCCAAGACAGTTGCTAAGTTTAAAGCTGGCAAGGGTCTTTCTGAAGCTGTAAACTAG
- the ilvC gene encoding ketol-acid reductoisomerase produces MAQNYFNTLSLRNQLAELSQCRFMDSSEFNGVEKLKGKKIVIVGCGAQGLHQGLNLRDSGLDISYTLRDAAIREKRQSWKNATENGFKVGTYDELIPLADLVINLTPDKQHTSVVSAVMPLMKKGACLSYSHGFNIVEEGMPIRKDLTVVMVAPKSPGTEVREEYKRGFGVPTLIAVHGENDPNGDGWDIAKAYASGTGGDRAGVLQSSFVAEVKSDLMGEQTILCGVLQVGSILCYNKMIEKGIDSGYASKLVQYGWETITEALKHGGITNMMDRLSNPAKIMAFNLADELKEILQPLFEKHMDEIMSGQFSSTMMKDWANDDANLLRWRKETGETAFEKSEATAKEIAEQEYFDNGILMVALTKAGVELAFDTMVSAGIKEESAYYESLHEVPLIANTIARKKLYEMNVVISDTAEYGCYLFANAAEPLLADFMSAIDTDVIGKGLKLKDSGVDNKELIAVNEAIRYTAVEMIGEELRSHMSAMKAI; encoded by the coding sequence ATGGCTCAGAACTATTTCAATACATTGTCGCTTCGCAATCAGTTGGCAGAACTATCTCAATGTCGTTTCATGGACTCCTCTGAGTTCAACGGTGTTGAGAAACTTAAAGGAAAAAAAATCGTTATTGTCGGCTGTGGAGCTCAAGGTCTGCACCAGGGTCTTAATCTTCGTGATTCAGGTCTCGACATATCATACACACTTCGAGACGCTGCAATACGTGAGAAACGACAGTCCTGGAAAAATGCCACAGAGAATGGCTTCAAAGTTGGAACGTATGATGAGTTGATTCCTTTGGCGGACCTGGTAATCAATTTGACTCCGGACAAACAGCATACAAGTGTGGTCAGCGCGGTTATGCCATTAATGAAAAAAGGGGCCTGCCTCTCATACTCGCATGGCTTTAACATCGTTGAAGAAGGGATGCCTATTCGAAAAGATCTGACTGTTGTCATGGTGGCCCCTAAATCTCCTGGAACAGAGGTGCGTGAGGAGTATAAACGAGGTTTTGGTGTGCCGACGCTAATTGCTGTGCATGGAGAAAACGATCCAAATGGTGATGGTTGGGATATAGCTAAGGCATATGCCTCTGGTACAGGTGGAGATCGTGCCGGGGTGCTTCAATCATCTTTCGTAGCAGAAGTGAAATCTGACCTTATGGGTGAACAGACGATTCTTTGTGGAGTGCTCCAGGTTGGTTCTATTTTGTGCTACAACAAGATGATTGAGAAGGGGATTGATTCCGGCTATGCTTCAAAGCTTGTTCAGTATGGTTGGGAAACAATCACTGAGGCACTCAAACATGGCGGAATCACCAACATGATGGATCGTCTTTCAAATCCAGCAAAAATCATGGCATTCAATCTGGCCGATGAACTCAAGGAGATTCTTCAACCCCTGTTTGAAAAACACATGGATGAGATTATGTCTGGCCAGTTTTCAAGTACAATGATGAAAGATTGGGCCAATGACGATGCAAATCTTTTGAGATGGCGCAAGGAGACAGGCGAAACAGCTTTTGAAAAATCTGAAGCGACCGCCAAAGAGATTGCTGAACAGGAGTATTTCGACAATGGTATTTTGATGGTAGCGCTTACCAAGGCCGGTGTCGAACTGGCCTTCGACACGATGGTTTCCGCAGGGATCAAAGAGGAATCTGCCTACTACGAATCACTCCATGAAGTTCCTCTGATTGCCAATACAATTGCCCGCAAAAAGCTTTATGAGATGAATGTTGTTATTTCGGATACTGCTGAGTACGGCTGCTATCTCTTTGCCAATGCCGCCGAGCCGCTCCTGGCTGACTTTATGTCTGCCATTGATACTGATGTCATTGGTAAGGGGCTGAAGTTGAAAGATTCAGGGGTTGACAACAAAGAGTTGATAGCTGTTAACGAAGCAATCCGTTACACAGCTGTAGAGATGATCGGTGAGGAGTTACGTTCACATATGAGTGCAATGAAGGCTATTTAA
- a CDS encoding CsbD family protein produces the protein MKSSTKDKAQGTFHQVKGKTKEVAGRISDNHELEVEGTIEKLAGKGQRKVGEIKNVFEK, from the coding sequence ATGAAATCCAGCACGAAGGACAAAGCGCAAGGAACGTTCCATCAAGTAAAGGGCAAAACTAAGGAAGTCGCTGGAAGAATTAGTGATAATCACGAGTTGGAAGTTGAAGGCACCATTGAAAAATTAGCCGGCAAGGGTCAAAGAAAGGTCGGTGAGATCAAGAACGTTTTTGAGAAGTAG
- a CDS encoding DUF1684 domain-containing protein, with protein sequence MVISLRKIYVLCVLLFICGLASCSGTGTLENVKYKNHVLQQRKIKNTFFKESPESPLLEEQQWRFTTLHYYPVNVILKLNAQANLIADQTPLQLRTSTGHERFYVPRYYLEFEIEGQRLHLTAYQQVEEVAQGSTNYFVPFTDLTSGEETYGAGRYLEFDYGGVGAVLLDFNFSYNPYCAYNFNFSCPIPPPDNHLNVAVKAGEMTFVE encoded by the coding sequence ATGGTAATTTCCTTAAGAAAGATTTACGTGCTCTGTGTCTTGCTCTTTATCTGTGGTCTTGCCTCCTGTAGTGGCACTGGAACTCTAGAAAATGTGAAGTATAAAAATCATGTGCTTCAGCAGCGAAAGATTAAAAACACCTTCTTTAAAGAGTCTCCTGAATCCCCGCTTTTAGAAGAGCAACAGTGGCGGTTCACCACGCTTCACTATTATCCTGTTAATGTAATTTTAAAACTCAATGCTCAGGCAAATCTGATTGCTGACCAGACTCCTTTGCAGCTGAGAACTTCAACAGGCCATGAACGTTTCTATGTCCCCCGCTATTATCTTGAATTTGAAATTGAGGGGCAGCGATTACACCTTACCGCTTATCAGCAGGTTGAAGAGGTGGCGCAGGGTAGCACAAATTATTTTGTGCCTTTCACTGACCTGACTTCCGGTGAAGAAACGTATGGGGCTGGTCGCTATCTGGAGTTTGACTATGGGGGCGTTGGGGCGGTGCTGTTAGATTTTAACTTCTCGTATAACCCATATTGTGCCTATAATTTCAACTTTTCATGTCCGATACCACCACCAGACAACCATCTTAATGTGGCAGTAAAGGCAGGAGAGATGACCTTCGTTGAGTAG
- the ilvY gene encoding HTH-type transcriptional activator IlvY gives MDIQSLKLFKQLAENLHFGKTSQACHINPSALTRTVQRLEDELGEKLFVRDNRSVTLTPPGKLFKEYAEETIARYNELRNKISTDGILRGEISLYSSVTAVYSILPSILEGFRELYPQVHINLQTGDAAMALNKLERGDVDVTIAAMPDQIPGHLAFKKITETPLVFITPTRFPEIISKFDSGDINWQKTPFVMAEKGLSRKRVDSWFAQKDIQPYIYAKVAGNEAIIAFVSLGCGIGVVPKLVLEKSPLKDQISTIDVMPQLRPFSVGICVVQKKISNPIIKAFWDNAECRLLVSKT, from the coding sequence ATGGACATACAATCACTGAAACTGTTTAAACAACTCGCCGAAAACCTCCATTTCGGCAAAACGAGTCAAGCCTGTCATATAAATCCTTCGGCATTAACAAGGACTGTTCAGCGGCTTGAAGATGAACTTGGGGAAAAACTGTTTGTTCGTGATAATCGATCCGTAACCCTTACCCCACCGGGTAAACTTTTCAAAGAGTACGCTGAAGAAACCATTGCCCGCTATAATGAACTACGAAATAAAATTTCAACAGATGGGATACTACGCGGCGAAATATCTCTTTACAGCTCGGTAACCGCTGTTTACAGCATTTTACCTTCGATACTAGAGGGCTTCAGAGAACTATATCCACAAGTTCATATTAATTTGCAAACTGGAGACGCAGCAATGGCCTTGAATAAGCTTGAAAGAGGCGATGTCGATGTTACTATTGCGGCCATGCCGGATCAGATTCCGGGGCACCTTGCCTTTAAGAAAATAACGGAGACCCCTCTTGTATTTATAACCCCCACGCGCTTTCCTGAAATCATCAGCAAGTTTGATAGCGGCGATATAAACTGGCAAAAGACACCATTCGTGATGGCTGAAAAAGGCCTAAGCAGAAAAAGGGTTGACTCTTGGTTTGCACAAAAAGACATACAACCATATATTTACGCCAAAGTGGCCGGCAATGAGGCCATAATCGCCTTTGTAAGTCTGGGATGCGGGATTGGTGTTGTCCCAAAGTTGGTTTTAGAAAAAAGCCCACTTAAAGATCAGATAAGTACTATCGACGTCATGCCCCAATTAAGGCCATTTTCGGTAGGGATATGTGTGGTCCAAAAAAAGATATCAAACCCAATCATTAAGGCATTTTGGGATAACGCCGAATGCAGGTTACTCGTATCGAAAACGTAA
- a CDS encoding sigma-54-dependent Fis family transcriptional regulator: MPDNTIVIIDDEIELLEALKVIIGNEFPELEVWVSTNPNFALDTVQNQKTTLVMTDIRMPEIDGFELLDRIKKIDPAVTVVMMTAFGSIETAVEAVKCGAFDFITKPFDYNYLYKVVQMAIEREKIIRENISLKRRFSDRVTFANFVGQSDRMRKFYENIQAVAKTDYTVLVRGESGTGKELTAKAIHAESERRNGPIVMINCPAIPEHLLESELFGHTKGAFTGADFERVGLLIEADGGTICLDEIGDIPLSVQTKLLRFLQENEVRPLGSTKTVKVNVRIVAMTNQDLEKKIAGGLFRSDLFYRLNVVTVQTPCLRDIRDDFPLLVKHLVQQACTEQNILQKSVEPSVVRALAAMQWPGNVRELQNTLRRAVMYSKNQEIILKDIADIGLMLTDIPSRIDTQIDRIKHLNYKDAKEKTMHAFSTEYLGSLLMETNGNVTKAASIAALSRAAFQKIMRRYQISPGSFRTN; the protein is encoded by the coding sequence ATGCCTGATAATACAATTGTAATTATTGATGATGAGATTGAGTTGCTTGAGGCTTTGAAAGTCATCATTGGTAACGAGTTTCCTGAACTTGAAGTCTGGGTCAGTACCAACCCAAATTTTGCTCTGGATACGGTGCAGAACCAAAAGACGACTTTGGTGATGACCGATATTCGTATGCCGGAGATTGATGGATTTGAACTTCTGGACCGGATTAAGAAAATTGATCCTGCCGTCACGGTAGTGATGATGACAGCCTTTGGGAGTATCGAAACAGCGGTTGAGGCTGTGAAGTGTGGAGCTTTTGATTTCATAACAAAGCCATTTGACTACAACTATCTCTACAAAGTAGTCCAGATGGCTATAGAGCGCGAAAAAATTATTCGTGAAAACATTAGCTTAAAGCGACGTTTTTCGGATCGCGTTACTTTTGCTAACTTTGTTGGTCAATCCGACAGAATGCGTAAGTTCTATGAGAATATTCAGGCGGTAGCCAAAACAGATTATACGGTATTGGTACGTGGTGAAAGTGGAACAGGGAAAGAACTTACCGCAAAAGCCATACATGCAGAAAGTGAACGAAGAAACGGGCCAATTGTTATGATTAACTGTCCGGCTATCCCGGAGCATTTGCTGGAGAGTGAACTGTTCGGGCATACAAAGGGTGCCTTTACCGGTGCTGATTTTGAACGTGTAGGTCTATTGATAGAAGCCGATGGCGGAACTATTTGTCTTGATGAAATTGGCGATATTCCATTAAGCGTTCAAACAAAATTACTTCGCTTTTTGCAGGAAAATGAGGTTCGCCCCCTGGGTTCGACAAAAACTGTTAAGGTTAATGTCCGTATTGTTGCCATGACCAACCAAGATCTGGAAAAGAAAATAGCCGGCGGTTTATTTAGAAGCGATCTGTTTTATCGATTAAATGTGGTGACCGTTCAAACACCGTGCCTAAGAGATATACGCGATGATTTCCCATTGTTGGTAAAACATCTGGTGCAACAGGCTTGCACAGAGCAAAACATTCTGCAAAAATCGGTTGAACCTTCTGTCGTACGTGCCTTGGCAGCGATGCAATGGCCGGGCAATGTCCGGGAACTCCAAAATACTCTGAGGCGTGCTGTAATGTACAGCAAGAACCAAGAGATTATACTTAAAGATATTGCTGATATCGGTTTAATGCTGACGGATATTCCCTCGAGAATTGATACGCAAATTGATCGTATCAAGCACCTCAACTACAAAGATGCCAAAGAGAAGACAATGCACGCCTTCAGTACCGAATATCTGGGCTCTTTGCTTATGGAGACCAATGGGAATGTGACAAAGGCTGCTTCAATTGCGGCACTGAGTAGGGCGGCCTTTCAAAAAATAATGAGACGCTATCAGATATCGCCAGGAAGTTTCAGGACGAACTGA